The following is a genomic window from Aphis gossypii isolate Hap1 chromosome X, ASM2018417v2, whole genome shotgun sequence.
CTTACGACTGGCGATCTGGTTGGCTTTTTTAACATCCGGATCTTGCAGTCGTTTCAACATGCTCTTACGACTGGCGATCTGGTTGGCTTTTTTAACATCCGGATCTTGCAGTCGTTTCAACATGCTCTTACGACTGGCGACCTGATGTGCTTTTTTAACATCCGGATCTTGCAGTCGTTTTAACATGCTCTTACGACTGGCGACCTGATGTGCTTTTTTGAAATCCGGATCTTGCAATCGTTTCAACATGCTCTTACGACTGGCGATCTGGTTGGCTTTTTTAACATCCGGATCTTGCAGTCGTTTCAACATGCTCTTACGACAGGCGACCTGATGTGCTTTTTTGAAATCCGGATCTTGCAATCGTTTCAACATGCTCTTATGACTGGCGATCTGGTTTGCTTTCTTTAAAACTGGGTCTTCCAATCGTTTCAATGTACACttcaaattaagtaattttatttgatttgtaaCAACAATATCTTGAGATGCACGACATAGTTGTTTTCTTAATTATCTTTTTCAAGTTCATGTACATGAACACTTTGGTTTTCACGGGATCGtttcttattttctttatttttaagtgcacGTTTTGATAGTCGGcccattttgaaaaaaaaaaaaaatacaatacgaaaacgaaaaaaaaatacaaacagaatacttaatttatgatacaaaaaaCTAATTCCCAAACAATgagaattgtaaaaaaaaaaaataaaataaaaaactgaaaattactTCTGACaacctaaaaaaaacaaacaaggTTAGTtcatatcaacaaaaaatgaaaaaagttacAGCAGAAAATTACCTTAACTAAACACAGCAAAATCAAAACCTTAATTGTCACAGGATTTCTAaggttctaaaaaaataaaaattgtttaattgtaataaaaacccatacgataaaaacaaataaatgtaatagtaaCTAAAAGATTATAAATGAGACATAATAAACACCCccctaaacatttaataatacatttgtcgATTAACTTTATGGTGGTGTTAGAAATAGTACTCTAAGCCAGAGATTCCCAACCCGTGGTACGCGTACCACTAGTGGTACGTGGAAAGCTCGTAGGTGGTACGCaaagaaattttaacttaaatttttttttactttcataaatatccaacaataaaaaaaaatgttaagaaattaatgaatcataaaaatatacgttaaaaaaaatttgactcctaatttagttttagaatTGAAGTGGTACGCGTATTGATTGAAAAAGTGTCTGGTGGTACTCAATGATAAAAAGGTTGGGAATCCCTGCTCTAAGCTATAATTGAAACATAGGATTCCTTGATCTGACAATGTCGCCTAAGCTCATGgcttttaataaacttttttcacAGACCGTGAAACACAATATAAcagaaattatatgtatatagagtgtaacaataatacacaTGAAAAACAGAGAATTAACAGTATGCAGAGTAACAtaacatttcaattaaaaattttaaaagaagaaaaaatatatacaagttGGTAAGTTACATCAATCAGTTATTTCTGTTACAtcctgtattatataataccatccaatccaataaataataaatattaacatagtatataattatagtatacactaaacatactgaatatttatgtttatagtatatatatcacTATgtacattgattattattggttatagTTAGAACATTTTGAaactaatttagttttaaaaaatattttatatatttataatgaaaataattggttgtataatttttagaacatttaattattattgatattcatGTGTATAAAACTTCATATAAAAGTGCCATGAAATATATGGTATAGTTTGATGTACGAGTATGTATGTATCgtgataacataaaattacctTAATTCGATCCAAAGAATCTGCAACGAGGAATTTGAGCAGCAATGTATCTTATGTATCAGATCTAAATCGAAATGATGTATgttagcaaaaataaatataaattaaaaataattaaatattagtagtatcacttatttatatagtcaTTTTTGACTATACATTGATGTAACATTAAtaggttatgttattatagcttatgtttgtaataaaaatcggTATCATACTTTAGTGCAAGgagtaattgtattaaattaacttaattattataagtcaaaTACtgtcaaatgtatttaacccttaattttaaaaccatagacctaagttttcataaaaattgaattaatttttctataagtcgtgatatatatcttatatataaaaatgaatcgcaaAATTTGGTAAGCGCAAAACTCAACAACGCCTGGaccgatttcgctcattctttttttgtttgggtcgtaattgtcaggagaaggttcttacggacgaaaaatttgagaaagttatcggattagagaaatatgacgaggtggtgatgaaattacagaggcgccatctatccagcaaatagtcaactaaattatttttggtagtcaatggcaaccatttaaataaaataaatcatttatttaaaatgtttttaaaaatgcatgcaaaTAGACATACAAACAACGCAAATGTTTGCAAATGTTCGTTGAAGTCCAAGGATGGTTTTTACGGctagaaaaattagaattgtTGCTGGAAAAACCCTGAAAATAGcccttttctttttaaaatagcccttcctataatatttataatataatactgatcGTATCCATGGCAACCAACAATCGTGTTTTGTGCAGAGTGTTTAGTTAGTTAGTGTTTGTTTAGTTCGTgattagtgaaaaaataatttatatttgatatgccTCCTATAAGACGAAGCAATTTAGGTAGAAGAACCAGAAATGCTACAAACCAAGCTAATTACCGATCTAATTCACAAACGCGTGAAGCGCGAGCAAGTTTGAATCGAGCTGCTTTTAGTTACGATGTGTCAATTGACTACAGTAACTACCAATGTGTGTTATTGGTTCTATGAACTCGGTTTGCTCACACTGTAaggcattaaaatacaaaaacgaagCCAATGGATTGTGTTGCGCAAATGGTAAAGTGAAATTGATACCATTGGATCCACCACCAGAACCATTGTACTCATTGGTTTCAGGAATAGGAACAGATTCTATACACTTTTTGACAAATAtccaacaatataacaattgctTTCAAATGACTTCATTTGGGGCAACAAATGTAGTTCGGGAAAATTTTATGCCAACTTtcaaggtatgtattatagcagttactcataattattttagcgaACAAAATTTTCTGTCACCAAAGTTAAGATGTGTCACTAATCTTCAATTTCTTAATCATTACGAAATATATCACttagtcatcatattatatggtgtTTCAGTTTCAGtgacacttttattatattttatatttgatagatattagttaaaactaaatatatactttttaagatcaaatattattaagtttgatCACCGACAAtccattaatttataccacaccataataattttttttatttacagatacAAGGGCAAATATATCACAGAGCAGGTTCACTGTTACCAGTGTCAGATAGCGACAACAAATTcctgcaaatttattttatgggcaATTCACCACAAGAAATTGATCTGCGTTGTGCacataacaatttagtaaAGAGGTCTATTGTAGAACAATTACAAACTTTATTTCATCAGCACaatcaattgattatattgtttaaaactgcCCTGGATCTGATGCCATCCGATAAtcacaaaattgtaatcagAGCTGATAAAACACCTGCAGGTCAACATACAAGACGTTTTAATGCACCAACTATTGATGAAGTTGCTATCGTTGTAGTTGGAGAGAAAACTTGGAATCCCgtgatattgttttacgtCGTCGGAATGATCAATTACAACGTATAAAGGAAACACACCGCTCATATGATGCACTGCAATATCCCATTATTTTGGCAAGGTGAAGATGGCTACGatttctcaataaaaatgataaatcccattgcaggtaactaaaatattagtttagctATGGCGATAATATCtcagtcattatattatgtattttaattttatatttgaatgttattaaaacaaaatctatttacaGGTTCTGAAACCAACAAAAAAGTCAGTTCAATGAACTATTATTCATACCGCCTAATGATTCGGGAAAATGAAGATAATCACATATTGAAATGTCGGCGATTATATCACAAATATGTTGTTGacatgtatgttaaaattgaaacggAAAGATTAACATTCATCAGGTTGAATCAAACCAAACTCCGATCTGAAGAGTATATTCACCTTCGAGATGCGATTAATACTGATGGAAATGCACAGAATGTCGGTCGGATGACTATTCTTCCAGCAACATACATCGGAAGCCCTCGGCATATGCACGAATATGCTCAAGATGCCATGTCGTATGTTCGTCATTATGGTACAGCAGATTTGTTCATCACATTTACATGCAATCCGCAATGGATAGAAATCAATCAGGAGTTATTCTCTGGGCAATCACCCATTGATCGTCATGATATTACAGCCAGAGTCTTTAGACAAAAGTTGAAATCTTTAATGGATTTCATCGTAAAACATAATGTGTTTGGTGAGACACGCTGCTGGATGTATTCTGTGGAGTGGCAGAAACGAGGATTGCCACATGCACACATTTTGATTTGGttggttgaaaatataagGCCAAATGAAGTTGATGCAGTGATATCAGCTGAAATCCCTAATGTACAAGTAGATCCTGGATTGCATGAGGTAGTTATCAAAAACATGATACATGGTCCCTGTGGAActcttaatcaaaattcacCGTGTATGATGGATGGTAAATGTTCAAAACGATATCCACGGACATTAATATCGGAAACAATTACTGGTAATGACGGTTATCCATTGTATCGTCGCAGATCGACAGCAGACAATGGAAAATCaacaattgtaaaattaaatcaacaagaTATTGAAATAGATAATCGTTGGATTGTTCCATATTCACCCATTTTATCAAAGACATTCAAAGCACACATCAACGTTGAATCTTGCCATTCAgtgaaatctattaaatacatttgcaaaTATGTAGCCAAAGGGAGTGATATGGCTGTGATTGGAATTGGTGCAGAGAATTCCAATGATGAAGTTACCCAATACCAAATGGGCCGCTATGTCAGTAGTAATGAAGCAGTTTGgcgaatattttcttttcctaTTCATGAGAGACACCCTTCTGTTGTTCACTTAGCTGTGCATTTAGAAAATGGACAAAGAGTGTATTTTACAGCACAGAACGCAGTACAAAGAGCTGCTCAGCCACCATCTACTACATTAACCAGTTTTTTTGAGACATGCCAAAACGATGATTTCGCACAAACATCGCTATATTCTGAaatgccaaaatattatacctggaATCAATCCTCAAGGAGATTTATACGACGGAAACAAGGAAAACCAGTTCCAGGATATACAGATGTATATTCCACCGATGCGATTGGCCGGATTTATTCAGTACATCCAAGCAATgatgaatgtttttacttaCGACTGCTATTAGTCAATGTACGTGGCCCAACATCATTCCAACAGTTACGAACTGTTGATGGTGAATTGTGTGTATCCTACAGAGAAGCCTGTCAACGTTTGCAATTGCTTGAAAATGACGCTCATTGGGATCAAACTCTCAATGATGCTGTAATATCATCACACGCTCATCAAATATGAacattgttttctataatcaTATCTACATGCTTCCCATCAAACCAATTGATTTGTGGATCAAGTACAAAGATTATATGTgtgatgatattttgtatcaaatacaGAATAGAATGGGAAATCCAAATATACAAATCAGTGAAGAAATTTACAATGAAGCATTGATTTCAATTGAGGACATGTGCTTGATAATGTCAAACAaactattaattcaattaggcCTGACCGCGCCCAATCGTCCAATGCATGACGCTTTTACCAAGAGTTGCATCGAGAAAGACTGTATGATCTCAACGATTTGAAAgaattaattcaaacaaatcTTCCACTGTTAAATGAACAACAGAAGTATGTATTTGAAACTCTTATGAAAGTAACAAATGATGAAACTGGAGGGATTTACTTCTTAGATGCACCTGGTGGTACaggaaaaacttttttgatttcattaatattagcaACAATTCgctcacaaaataaaattgcacttGCACTCGCTTCGTCGGGAATCGCAGCAACTTTGCTTGAAGGTGGTCGAACAGCCCATTCAGCACTAAAATTGCCATTAAATATGCATAGCAATGAAACTCCAACCTGCAACGTTTCGAAGAACTCTGCAATGGCAAAGGTTTTGCAGCAATGTAAATTGATTGTTTGGGATGAATGCACGATGGCACATAAAAAATCTTTGGAGGCTTTGGACAGAACCTTAAAAGATCTACGGAGCAATAATAACCGATTTGGTGGtgcaatgattttattagcaGGAGATTTTCGTCAAACATTGCCGGTGATTCCACGATCAACGCCAGCTGATGAACTCAATGCATGTCTAAAGTCCTCCAGTTTGTGGAAACATGTCAAAGTACTTCATTTAAGCAAGAATATGCGTGTCGAGTTGCAAAATGACCAATCTGGAAACATATTCTCTAAACAACTCATTGACATTGGTAATGGCAAATTTCCTATAGACATGTTGACTGGCTGCATTAACTTTCCTCTAAGTTTTTGTCAGTTAACTCGATCAAAAGATGAACTTATTCAGAAGGTGTTTCCAGATGTTTCTCAAAATTACAGAAACCATGATTGGTTGAGCGAACGAGCTATACTGGCTGCAAAAAACATAgatgtaaatgaattaaatttcaaaattcaagaaCAAATTACAGGCGAATTGATGATATATAAATCAGTTGATTCGGCTACTAATCAAGATGATGTAGTCAACTATCCACCGGAATTTTTAAACTCGCTGGATTTGCCAGGATTGCCACCTCACAATCTTCAATTAAAGGTTGGATCGGTGGTTATAATGTTGCGAAATATCAACCAACCGCGTCTTTGCAACGGTACACGGttagcgataaaaaaattactaaacaatGTGATAGAAGCAACTATACTCAAAGAAAGTATAAAGGAGAAGATGTTCTCATACCGCGCATCCCAATGATTCCGACTGATGTGCCATTTGAGTTTAAACGACTACAGTTTCCAGTGCGTCTTGCTTTTGCTATGACTATAAACAAGTCACAGGGGCAATCATTAAGTGTTTGTGGTATTAATCTAGAAAACCCATGTTTCTCACATGGTCAATTGTAT
Proteins encoded in this region:
- the LOC126552578 gene encoding uncharacterized protein LOC126552578 encodes the protein MMHCNIPLFWQGEDGYDFSIKMINPIAGSETNKKVSSMNYYSYRLMIRENEDNHILKCRRLYHKYVVDMYVKIETERLTFIRLNQTKLRSEEYIHLRDAINTDGNAQNVGRMTILPATYIGSPRHMHEYAQDAMSYVRHYGTADLFITFTCNPQWIEINQELFSGQSPIDRHDITARVFRQKLKSLMDFIVKHNVFGETRCWMYSVEWQKRGLPHAHILIWLVENIRPNEVDAVISAEIPNVQVDPGLHEVVIKNMIHGPCGTLNQNSPCMMDGKCSKRYPRTLISETITGNDGYPLYRRRSTADNGKSTIVKLNQQDIEIDNRWIVPYSPILSKTFKAHINVESCHSVKSIKYICKYVAKGSDMAVIGIGAENSNDEVTQYQMGRYVSSNEAVWRIFSFPIHERHPSVVHLAVHLENGQRVYFTAQNAVQRAAQPPSTTLTSFFETCQNDDFAQTSLYSEMPKYYTWNQSSRRFIRRKQGKPVPGYTDVYSTDAIGRIYSVHPSNDECFYLRLLLVNVRGPTSFQQLRTVDGELCVSYREACQRLQLLENDAHWDQTLNDAVISSHAHQI
- the LOC126552579 gene encoding ATP-dependent DNA helicase pif1-like; its protein translation is MKVTNDETGGIYFLDAPGGTGKTFLISLILATIRSQNKIALALASSGIAATLLEGGRTAHSALKLPLNMHSNETPTCNVSKNSAMAKVLQQCKLIVWDECTMAHKKSLEALDRTLKDLRSNNNRFGGAMILLAGDFRQTLPVIPRSTPADELNACLKSSSLWKHVKVLHLSKNMRVELQNDQSGNIFSKQLIDIGNGKFPIDMLTGCINFPLSFCQLTRSKDELIQKVFPDVSQNYRNHDWLSERAILAAKNIDVNELNFKIQEQITGELMIYKSVDSATNQDDVVNYPPEFLNSLDLPGLPPHNLQLKVGSVVIMLRNINQPRLCNGTRLAIKKLLNNVIEATILKESIKEKMFSYRASQ
- the LOC126552577 gene encoding uncharacterized protein LOC126552577, coding for MCVIGSMNSVCSHCKALKYKNEANGLCCANGKVKLIPLDPPPEPLYSLVSGIGTDSIHFLTNIQQYNNCFQMTSFGATNVVRENFMPTFKIQGQIYHRAGSLLPVSDSDNKFLQIYFMGNSPQEIDLRCAHNNLVKRSIVEQLQTLFHQHNQLIILFKTALDLMPSDNHKIVIRADKTPAGQHTRRFNAPTIDEVAIVVVGEKTWNPVILFYVVGMINYNV